A DNA window from Mytilus edulis chromosome 14, xbMytEdul2.2, whole genome shotgun sequence contains the following coding sequences:
- the LOC139503948 gene encoding octopamine receptor-like, whose protein sequence is MVAESLPNILILSLYLVIGCIGNGIVIIIYRFKMRNTLDNRIYIPCLAVADLISAVLCSVFAIYALVFPISYTNIVVCKISWYTMTWSTFVAASILMMIATQRYIKICRPLTKSFFTGKEIISVGLFYVCAYIIDSPILFMAGITTTRYENTTEEFCDRVGEHYRTGSKHNFAIAYTVFEASSFPIIAFGIIFFYYKVSSTLYERMNGKAKKTNTLPNGAEETSAIGTDVNITEAEVVDKKIKFKNKKLMTYKSKGQSSNRHNDSGVGISDDFEGKPTCSHVQLFEPDHAHSDNTHHMYSDKVVKTDIPFISTQKSSKVVKTDIPLSSTQKNIKANDKSNVDLSFTAENTIQQTRVTCEKTTKIVRTNQKAAPIRLFFKQHRYTVIFITITITFFITYLPRVVLMLLETIYTDFWIKFQGKPSLQVMIFLNRLHIINCIINPLLYGIFDEKFKHHFIKLFKLRCMKNKVSAS, encoded by the coding sequence atggtaGCGGAGTCACTACCAAACATTTTGATTCTAAGCTTATATCTAGTTATAGGATGTATTGGCAATGGAATTGTTATAATCATTTACCGTTTTAAAATGAGGAATACTCTTGACAATAGAATATATATACCATGTCTAGCTGTTGCTGATCTCATTTCTGCTGTGTTGTGCTCAGTGTTTGCAATTTATGCTCTGGTGTTTCCTATATCTTATACCAATATTGTTGTCTGCAAGATCTCGTGGTATACTATGACATGGAGCACATTTGTCGCAGCATCTATATTGATGATGATTGCCACACAGAGGTATATCAAAATATGCCGTCCATTAACGAAGTCCTTTTTTACGGGAAAAGAAATCATAAGTGTTGGTTTATTTTATGTATGCGCATACATAATCGATTCACCTATCTTGTTTATGGCGGGAATCACAACTACAAGATATGAAAACACAACTGAAGAGTTTTGTGATAGAGTTGGCGAACATTACAGaaccggaagtaaacataattttGCGATTGCATACACCGTTTTTGAAGCATCTTCTTTTCCAATCATTGCATTTGGCATTATATTCTTTTACTACAAGGTCAGTTCTACGCTTTACGAGCGAATGAATGGGAAAGCCAAGAAGACAAATACTCTTCCAAACGGCGCTGAAGAAACATCAGCCATCGGAACTGACGTTAATATAACGGAAGCGGAAGTTGttgacaagaaaataaaattcaaaaacaagaaaCTTATGACTTATAAATCTAAAGGACAAAGTTCAAACCGACATAATGATTCTGGGGTCGGTATCAGTGATGATTTTGAAGGAAAACCTACCTGCAGCCATGTTCAATTATTTGAACCAGACCACGCACATTCGGATAACACACACCATATGTATTCTGATAAAGTAGTGAAAACAGATATACCCTTTATATCAACTCAGAAAAGTAGTAAAGTAGTGAAAACAGATATACCCTTATCATCAACTCAGAAAAATATTAAAGCTAACGATAAATCAAACGTGGATTTATCTTTTACGGCTGAGAACACGATCCAACAAACGAGAGTAACGTGTGAGAAGACCACTAAAATTGTTAGAACCAATCAGAAAGCAGCGCCAATTCGTTTATTTTTCAAACAGCATCGGTACACAGTAATATTCATAACAATAACAATTACTTTTTTCATCACATATTTACCACGTGTCGTCTTAATGCTTTTAGAAACGATTTACACGGACTTTTGGATAAAATTCCAAGGGAAACCTTCATTGCAGGTAATGATTTTCCTAAACAGACTCCATATTATCAACTGCATTATCAATCCATTGCTTTACGGAATTTTTGACGAGAAATTTAAACATCATttcattaaactttttaaattaagatGTATGAAAAATAAAGTGTCAGCTAGCTGA